The Mobula hypostoma chromosome 22, sMobHyp1.1, whole genome shotgun sequence genome includes a region encoding these proteins:
- the pmp22b gene encoding peripheral myelin protein 22b yields MIVLLAGIIVLHLTVLVLLLISTIVNSWWYYSDIHSLDIWQNCTWLEAWNCTPYTTNEWLQAVQAMMILSVIFSFLSVILFFCQLFTLQKGGRFYITGIFQLLAGICVMSGAAIYTVQYPHIHKERYDGSYGFAYILAWIAFPLALCSGIIYVILRKRE; encoded by the exons ATGATCGTGTTGTTGGCGGGTATCATTGTGCTTCATCTGACCGTACTGGTTTTGCTGCTTATTTCTACTATTGTTAAT TCCTGGTGGTATTACAGCGACATCCATAGTTTAGATATTTGGCAGAATTGCACATGGCTTGAAGCTTGGAACTGCACGCCCTATACTACGAACG AATGGCTGCAAGCTGTTCAGGCAATGATGATTCTTTCCGTCATCTTCAGCTTTCTCTCGGTGATTCTGTTTTTCTGCCAGCTATTTACGCTCCAGAAAGGAGGTCGTTTTTACATCACTGGAATCTTTCAGCTACTTGCAG GCATTTGTGTGATGAGTGGAGCTGCCATATATACGGTGCAGTACCCGCACATTCACAAAGAACGCTACGATGGGAGCTATGGATTTGCCTACATTTTGGCGTGGATTGCATTTCCCCTGGCCCTGTGCAGCGGAATCATCTATGTCATTCTAAGAAAGCGTGAATGA